One genomic window of Geodermatophilus sp. DSM 44513 includes the following:
- a CDS encoding ATPase, T2SS/T4P/T4SS family, with product MPTATSALEVVDGEVRELIRRRGLDPFTDPGPVRLLVRDVVADYSERSLTSALPAIADPESVVRDVLDRVAGFGPLQRWLDDPEVEEIWVNEPGRVFVARRGRSELTTTILAPGELADLVERMLRTSGRRIDMSTPFVDATMPDGSRLHVVIPDITRQHMAVNIRKFVLQAHSLDELVALGTLTVQAARFLEAAVVSGLNVLVAGGTQAGKTTLLNCLCAAIPARERVVTCEEVFELRVPLPDVVAMQTRQPNLEGAGEIPLRRLVKEALRMRPSRIVVGEVRQEECLDLLIALNSGLPGMCTLHANSAREAVTKMCTLPLLAGENIGHAFVVPTVAASVDLVVHVGSDPDGRRRVREVVAVPGRAEDGVIELADVFTSREGRLVRAGGYPPHPERFAAHGFDLPALLDDARWGT from the coding sequence GTGCCGACTGCGACCAGTGCGCTGGAGGTCGTCGACGGCGAGGTGCGCGAGCTCATCCGCCGGCGTGGGCTGGACCCGTTCACCGACCCCGGTCCGGTGCGGCTGCTGGTGCGCGACGTGGTGGCCGACTACTCCGAGCGGTCGCTGACCTCGGCGCTGCCGGCGATCGCCGACCCGGAGTCGGTGGTCCGCGACGTGCTGGACCGGGTGGCCGGGTTCGGCCCGCTGCAGCGGTGGCTGGACGACCCGGAGGTCGAGGAGATCTGGGTCAACGAGCCGGGGCGGGTGTTCGTGGCCCGCCGCGGCCGCTCGGAGCTGACCACCACGATCCTGGCACCCGGCGAGCTGGCCGACCTGGTCGAGCGGATGCTGCGCACCTCGGGACGGCGGATCGACATGTCCACTCCGTTCGTCGACGCGACCATGCCCGACGGGTCCCGGCTGCACGTGGTCATCCCCGACATCACCCGGCAGCACATGGCGGTGAACATCCGCAAGTTCGTGCTGCAGGCGCACTCCCTGGACGAGCTGGTCGCGCTGGGCACGCTGACCGTGCAGGCGGCGCGGTTCCTGGAGGCCGCGGTCGTGTCCGGCCTCAACGTGCTGGTCGCCGGCGGCACCCAGGCGGGGAAGACGACACTGCTCAACTGCCTGTGCGCGGCCATCCCGGCGCGGGAGCGGGTGGTCACCTGCGAGGAGGTCTTCGAGCTGCGCGTCCCGCTCCCGGATGTGGTGGCGATGCAGACCCGCCAGCCCAACCTGGAGGGCGCCGGGGAGATCCCGCTGCGCCGGCTGGTGAAGGAGGCGCTGCGGATGCGGCCCTCCCGCATCGTCGTCGGCGAGGTGCGCCAGGAGGAGTGCCTGGACCTGCTCATCGCGCTGAACTCCGGCCTGCCCGGCATGTGCACGCTGCACGCCAACAGCGCCCGCGAGGCGGTCACCAAGATGTGCACGCTGCCGCTGCTGGCGGGGGAGAACATCGGGCACGCCTTCGTCGTCCCCACCGTCGCGGCCAGCGTCGACCTGGTCGTGCACGTCGGCAGCGACCCGGACGGGCGGCGCCGGGTGCGGGAGGTCGTCGCCGTCCCCGGCCGCGCCGAGGACGGCGTGATCGAGCTGGCCGACGTCTTCACCAGCCGGGAGGGCCGCCTGGTGCGCGCCGGCGGGTACCCGCCGCACCCCGAGCGCTTCGCCGCCCACGGCTTCGACCTGCCCGCACTGCTCGACGACGCACGGTGGGGCACGTGA
- a CDS encoding flagellin: MSVATSVASLGVRRALSRADAEVTSSLERLSSGLRIVRAADDAAGLAIAEGLRAQVGGTTRALRNTWDGVNVLRTADGALDGTAAVLRRMRDLTVQAGNTGSLDDRAIGAVRTEFEQLGQELDRIAGSTAFNGIPLLDGTYDRFFQVGADAGDTVRAVIRTPGGGVDRAGLGLSTIALGARPGVPHTLTRAVSDAEGTPSAGRLSLAGDYASAGTVAASYRALIGTITYGGRSFDLESVDYSGAVTAQDHVDRVNAAAVAALGTTFTPFIATPGELVFGGETPGAGSTAADAEALTPTYTAAVGTDGALGDIDVAIDRVSSLRAYLGAMDNRFTHTISRLGVSVENTAAAELRIRDADVAAETARLARSQVLAQVGTAMLAQANQRPRSLLSLLG, encoded by the coding sequence ATGAGCGTCGCCACCAGCGTGGCGTCCCTCGGTGTCCGCCGGGCGCTGTCGCGTGCCGACGCCGAGGTGACCTCGTCGCTGGAGCGGCTGTCCTCGGGCCTGCGGATCGTCCGGGCGGCCGACGACGCCGCCGGGCTGGCCATCGCGGAGGGCCTGCGGGCCCAGGTCGGTGGCACGACCCGGGCCCTCCGCAACACCTGGGACGGCGTCAACGTGCTGCGCACCGCCGACGGCGCGCTGGACGGCACCGCCGCCGTCCTCCGGCGGATGCGCGACCTGACCGTGCAGGCCGGCAACACCGGCAGCCTGGACGACCGGGCCATCGGCGCCGTCCGCACGGAGTTCGAGCAGCTGGGGCAGGAGCTGGACCGCATCGCGGGCTCGACCGCGTTCAACGGCATCCCGCTGCTGGACGGCACCTACGACCGCTTCTTCCAGGTCGGTGCCGACGCCGGCGACACCGTCCGCGCGGTCATCCGCACCCCCGGCGGCGGGGTGGACCGCGCCGGCCTCGGGCTGTCCACCATCGCCCTCGGGGCGCGCCCCGGCGTCCCGCACACACTGACGCGGGCGGTCTCCGACGCCGAGGGCACGCCGTCGGCCGGCCGGCTGTCCCTGGCCGGGGACTATGCGTCCGCGGGGACGGTCGCCGCGAGCTACCGGGCGCTGATCGGCACGATCACCTACGGCGGGCGGTCCTTCGACCTGGAGTCGGTCGACTACTCGGGCGCCGTCACGGCGCAGGACCACGTCGACCGGGTCAACGCGGCGGCGGTGGCGGCCCTGGGCACCACGTTCACCCCCTTCATCGCGACGCCCGGGGAGCTGGTGTTCGGCGGGGAGACCCCCGGCGCGGGGTCGACCGCCGCGGACGCGGAGGCGCTGACGCCGACCTACACGGCGGCCGTGGGCACCGACGGCGCTCTCGGCGACATCGACGTGGCCATCGATCGGGTCTCCTCCCTGCGCGCCTACCTGGGCGCCATGGACAACCGCTTCACGCACACGATCAGCCGGCTGGGCGTGTCGGTGGAGAACACCGCGGCCGCGGAGTTACGGATCCGCGACGCCGACGTGGCCGCCGAGACGGCCCGGTTGGCCCGGAGCCAGGTGCTCGCCCAGGTCGGGACGGCGATGCTCGCCCAGGCCAACCAGCGCCCGAGGTCCCTGCTCTCCCTGCTCGGCTGA
- a CDS encoding type II secretion system F family protein — MNGTLAGMLLGLAAAAGVLLVVTFAPPFRSVRLVDRLAPYVHDTPPPSRLLGTATQPGLLTAARRLFGPVVADGARLVDRVLGGRTAVRRRLDALGGDTSVEDLRVEQVVWGGLGLLGAALVSVVGSLLAGGVNLLSVALLCVAGLVGGVLGRDWWLTQQVQRREELLLAEFPVVAELLALAVTAGESPVAAIARVTRLSGGELAGELDATLGRARAGVPLADALQQLADRTSLDALARFVDGLLVALERGTPLAEVLRAQAADVREAGKRRLLEAGGRKEIAMMVPVVFLVLPVTVLFALYPGLISIVSLAR; from the coding sequence GTGAACGGGACCCTCGCCGGGATGCTGCTCGGCCTGGCCGCGGCGGCCGGCGTCCTGCTCGTGGTCACCTTCGCCCCGCCGTTCCGCTCGGTGCGCCTGGTCGACCGGCTCGCGCCCTACGTCCACGACACCCCGCCGCCGTCCCGGCTGCTCGGGACGGCGACCCAGCCCGGGCTGCTGACCGCCGCCCGCCGGCTCTTCGGTCCGGTGGTCGCCGACGGCGCCCGCCTGGTGGACCGGGTGCTCGGGGGTCGGACGGCGGTGCGCCGCCGGCTGGACGCGCTGGGTGGCGACACCAGCGTCGAGGACCTCCGCGTCGAGCAGGTCGTCTGGGGTGGCCTGGGTCTGCTCGGCGCCGCGCTCGTCTCGGTCGTCGGTTCGCTGCTCGCCGGAGGCGTCAACCTGCTGTCGGTGGCGCTGCTGTGCGTGGCGGGCCTGGTCGGCGGTGTCCTCGGTCGCGACTGGTGGCTGACCCAGCAGGTGCAGCGGCGCGAGGAGCTGCTGCTCGCGGAGTTCCCGGTGGTGGCCGAGCTGCTCGCCCTGGCGGTGACGGCGGGGGAGAGCCCGGTGGCGGCCATCGCCCGGGTGACCCGGCTCTCCGGCGGTGAGCTCGCCGGTGAGCTGGACGCGACCCTGGGCCGGGCGCGCGCCGGGGTGCCACTGGCCGACGCCCTGCAGCAGCTCGCCGACCGCACCTCGCTGGACGCGCTGGCCCGCTTCGTCGACGGGCTGCTGGTGGCGCTGGAGCGCGGCACCCCGCTGGCCGAGGTGCTGCGCGCCCAGGCCGCCGACGTGCGCGAGGCCGGCAAGCGCCGGCTGCTCGAGGCCGGCGGCCGCAAGGAGATCGCGATGATGGTGCCGGTCGTCTTCCTCGTGCTGCCGGTGACCGTCCTCTTCGCGTTGTACCCCGGCTTGATCAGCATCGTCTCGCTGGCCCGATGA
- a CDS encoding patatin-like phospholipase family protein produces MTAPARLPADLVLEGGGVKGVALVGAAVELLGRYRFERVAGSSAGAVLAAFLAAGLDADGVLERTARLEYDRVPDRWLPVPVLSPALGLLTRSGLHPGRYVTEWVRRELADLGVRTFGDLRRDDPGDDPALAPWQRYRLVVTATDVTRGRLLRLPWDYRDYGLDPDTQPVADAVRASLAIPYFFAPQPLRDPRTGRRSTLVDGGVLSNFPVETFDRTDAAAPRWPTFGAGVGDTLSDEDVSVLPALRRLPGPLRLLDSLVATTVSARDRDYLARPCVRRRAFSVDTSGTGLTEFDVGEAERTRLVAAGAAAARDFLAGWDWAEYLRACRGAT; encoded by the coding sequence GTGACCGCCCCGGCCCGGCTGCCCGCCGACCTGGTCCTCGAGGGCGGCGGGGTCAAGGGCGTCGCGCTGGTCGGCGCCGCCGTCGAGCTGCTCGGCCGGTACCGCTTCGAGCGGGTGGCCGGCTCCTCGGCCGGTGCGGTGCTCGCCGCCTTCCTCGCGGCCGGGCTGGACGCCGACGGGGTGCTCGAGCGGACGGCGCGGCTGGAGTACGACCGGGTGCCCGACCGGTGGCTGCCGGTCCCGGTCCTGTCGCCCGCCCTGGGCCTGCTGACCCGCTCGGGCCTGCACCCGGGGCGCTACGTCACCGAGTGGGTGCGCCGGGAGCTCGCCGACCTGGGCGTGCGCACCTTCGGCGACCTGCGCCGCGACGACCCCGGCGACGACCCGGCACTGGCGCCGTGGCAGCGCTACCGCCTGGTGGTCACCGCGACCGACGTCACCCGCGGGCGGCTGCTGCGGCTGCCCTGGGACTACCGCGACTACGGCCTGGACCCCGACACCCAGCCGGTCGCCGACGCCGTCCGCGCCTCCCTGGCGATCCCGTACTTCTTCGCCCCGCAGCCGCTGCGCGACCCGCGCACCGGTCGCCGCTCCACCCTGGTGGACGGCGGGGTGCTGTCGAACTTCCCGGTGGAGACCTTCGACCGCACCGACGCGGCGGCACCCCGCTGGCCCACCTTCGGTGCCGGTGTCGGCGACACCCTGTCCGACGAGGACGTGTCGGTGCTGCCCGCCCTGCGACGGCTGCCCGGCCCGCTGCGGCTGCTGGACTCACTGGTCGCGACGACGGTGAGTGCCCGCGACCGCGACTACCTGGCCCGCCCCTGCGTGCGCCGGCGGGCGTTCTCCGTCGACACCAGTGGCACCGGCCTCACCGAGTTCGACGTCGGGGAGGCCGAGCGCACCCGGCTGGTCGCCGCGGGCGCCGCGGCCGCCCGGGACTTCCTGGCCGGCTGGGACTGGGCGGAGTACCTGCGCGCCTGCCGCGGGGCCACCTGA
- a CDS encoding type II secretion system F family protein yields MTGALLGLSLGVGLLLVWRSGSRAPRRRPRPQGPSRRQRQLAAAGLTGINAAQLTAIQVALGLLGTVVVLLTTGTVTVSLLFGAFAAALPVVQVRRLAARRRADLREVWPEVVDNLASAVRAGLSLPEALSALSTRGPEVLRPPFARFAAEYRSSGRFGDGLDRLKDDLADPVGDRIVETLRVAREVGGSDLGRVLRTLSSFLREDARARAELETRQGWVVQAARLAVAAPWAVLLLLATQSTTLEAYDSPLGTAILLGGAAVCLVSYRLMLRIGRLPQDVRVLQ; encoded by the coding sequence GTGACGGGCGCGCTCCTGGGGCTGTCGCTGGGCGTCGGGCTGCTGCTCGTGTGGCGCAGCGGCTCCCGCGCGCCACGGCGGCGGCCCCGTCCCCAGGGTCCGTCCCGGCGGCAGCGGCAGCTGGCCGCGGCGGGCCTGACCGGCATCAACGCCGCCCAGCTGACCGCCATCCAGGTCGCCCTCGGGCTGCTCGGCACGGTGGTCGTCCTGCTCACCACGGGCACCGTCACGGTGAGCCTGCTGTTCGGTGCCTTCGCCGCGGCGCTGCCGGTCGTGCAGGTGCGCCGGCTCGCCGCCCGGCGTCGTGCGGACCTGCGCGAGGTGTGGCCGGAGGTCGTCGACAACCTCGCCTCCGCTGTCCGGGCCGGGCTGTCGCTGCCCGAGGCGCTGTCGGCGCTGTCCACCCGGGGGCCGGAGGTGCTGCGGCCGCCGTTCGCCCGGTTCGCCGCGGAGTACCGCTCCAGCGGCCGGTTCGGCGACGGCCTGGACCGGCTCAAGGACGACCTGGCCGACCCGGTCGGGGACCGCATCGTGGAGACGCTGCGGGTGGCCCGCGAGGTCGGCGGCAGTGACCTGGGCCGCGTGCTGCGGACGCTGTCGTCCTTCCTGCGCGAGGACGCCCGCGCCCGCGCCGAGCTGGAGACCCGGCAGGGCTGGGTGGTCCAGGCCGCCCGGCTCGCCGTCGCCGCCCCGTGGGCGGTGCTGCTCCTGCTGGCCACCCAGTCGACGACCCTGGAGGCCTACGACTCCCCGCTGGGGACGGCGATCCTGCTCGGTGGCGCGGCGGTGTGCCTGGTCTCCTACCGGCTCATGCTGCGCATCGGCCGGCTGCCGCAGGACGTGCGGGTGCTCCAGTGA
- a CDS encoding TadE/TadG family type IV pilus assembly protein has translation MEGGRSGTSRDGERGGAVVEFVLVSVLVVVLLLAVLQVAVYVHVRNVLTASAQDGARFAANADVPASAAADRTVAVVARATSQQTADGLACTSAEETDPSGLTLVVVRCSGAVPPLLAGLGSLLPVEVTGRAVEEAR, from the coding sequence CTGGAGGGTGGCCGTTCCGGTACGTCACGGGATGGCGAGCGGGGTGGGGCCGTCGTCGAGTTCGTCCTGGTGTCGGTGCTCGTCGTCGTGCTGCTGCTGGCGGTGCTGCAGGTGGCCGTCTACGTGCACGTGCGCAACGTGCTGACCGCCAGCGCGCAGGACGGCGCCCGCTTCGCCGCCAACGCCGATGTGCCGGCGTCGGCCGCCGCCGACCGCACGGTGGCCGTCGTGGCCCGGGCGACGTCGCAGCAGACCGCCGACGGGCTGGCGTGCACGTCGGCGGAGGAGACCGACCCCAGCGGGCTGACCCTGGTGGTGGTGCGCTGCTCGGGGGCGGTGCCGCCGCTGCTGGCCGGGCTGGGCTCCCTGCTGCCGGTCGAGGTCACCGGCCGGGCGGTCGAGGAGGCCCGGTGA
- a CDS encoding galactose oxidase early set domain-containing protein, translating to MTRRKPRPLRRLRNAALVSVTVAGLVAANGPVVAAAVDDAYTDFQRSRPEYQARYGDWQTIELPERYRGQAIHAALLHTGDVLLIAGSGNEAEDFDAGTFRTVVWDPVTGEAREVPTPEDLFCSGHAYLPNGNLLVAGGTRKYEVLADDVTRAAGILTVKNERLDETVTLPTGTRFTARGLTYVTTAEVTVPPAHTMADGTHMAGQQDVWIEAEDAGDQYVVTEGQQFQVTEFDARQRATLYGQGDTITLDKQNYRGLDASYEFDVATETYRRTGRLTESRWYPTLVGLDGGRVLAVSGLDEHGKVLDGQNEVYDPATRTWAAAPELERYFPTYPGLHRLADGSRVFYSGANTGYGPAEEGRQPGIWDLEDNSWTDVDGLRDPDFNETASSFLLAPAQDQRVGIVGGGGVGDSEESTARFDVVDLDEPQPRYRPAGEYPSPARYVNAVTLPDDTTLLTGGSRGYRGNSQSDLFLATLYDPQTGHLHQAAPNEVGRNYHATALLLPDGRVMTMGSDPLFSDAENTLPGRFETRIELYSPPYLFAGDRPAIADAPQEVVRGGSFTVATTGADVAEARLLRPSAVTHQTDPEQRSVALDVRSGQEGGHELTVPAEEGLVPSGWYMLVVLDDDGVPSPARWVHVA from the coding sequence ATGACCCGCCGCAAGCCCCGGCCGCTGCGCCGGCTGCGCAACGCCGCCCTCGTCTCGGTGACGGTCGCCGGCCTGGTCGCGGCCAATGGGCCCGTGGTCGCCGCGGCCGTCGACGACGCCTACACCGACTTCCAGCGCAGCCGGCCGGAGTACCAGGCCCGGTACGGGGACTGGCAGACCATCGAACTGCCCGAGCGGTACCGGGGCCAGGCCATCCACGCCGCGCTGCTGCACACCGGCGACGTGCTGCTCATCGCCGGGTCGGGCAACGAGGCCGAGGACTTCGACGCCGGCACCTTCCGCACCGTCGTGTGGGACCCGGTCACCGGGGAGGCGCGGGAGGTCCCGACCCCCGAGGACCTGTTCTGCTCCGGGCACGCCTACCTGCCCAACGGCAACCTGCTCGTCGCGGGGGGCACGCGGAAGTACGAGGTGCTCGCCGACGACGTCACCCGCGCCGCCGGCATCCTCACCGTGAAGAACGAGCGCCTCGACGAGACGGTCACCCTGCCCACCGGCACCCGGTTCACCGCCCGCGGCCTGACCTACGTGACGACGGCGGAAGTCACCGTCCCGCCGGCGCACACCATGGCCGACGGCACCCACATGGCCGGCCAGCAGGACGTGTGGATCGAGGCCGAGGACGCCGGCGACCAGTACGTCGTCACCGAGGGCCAGCAGTTCCAGGTGACGGAGTTCGACGCCCGCCAGCGCGCCACCCTCTACGGCCAGGGCGACACCATCACCCTGGACAAGCAGAACTACCGGGGCCTGGACGCCTCCTACGAGTTCGACGTCGCCACCGAGACCTACCGGCGCACCGGGCGGCTCACCGAGTCCCGCTGGTACCCCACCCTGGTCGGGCTGGACGGCGGCCGGGTGCTGGCCGTCTCCGGCCTGGACGAGCACGGCAAGGTGCTCGACGGGCAGAACGAGGTCTACGACCCGGCCACCCGCACCTGGGCGGCCGCGCCGGAGCTGGAGCGGTACTTCCCGACCTACCCGGGCCTGCACCGGCTGGCCGACGGCTCGCGGGTGTTCTACAGCGGCGCCAACACCGGCTACGGCCCGGCCGAGGAGGGCCGCCAGCCCGGCATCTGGGACCTCGAGGACAACTCCTGGACCGACGTCGACGGCCTGCGCGACCCGGACTTCAACGAGACGGCCAGCTCCTTCCTGCTCGCCCCGGCGCAGGACCAGCGGGTCGGCATCGTCGGCGGCGGCGGGGTCGGTGACAGCGAGGAGTCCACGGCGCGCTTCGACGTCGTCGACCTCGACGAGCCGCAGCCGCGGTACCGGCCGGCCGGGGAGTACCCGAGCCCCGCGCGGTACGTCAACGCGGTCACCCTGCCCGACGACACCACCCTGCTCACCGGTGGTTCCCGGGGCTACCGCGGCAACTCGCAGAGCGACCTGTTCCTGGCCACGCTGTACGACCCGCAGACCGGTCACCTGCACCAGGCGGCTCCCAACGAGGTGGGCCGCAACTACCACGCCACCGCGCTGCTGCTGCCCGACGGCCGGGTCATGACGATGGGGTCGGACCCGCTGTTCTCCGACGCGGAGAACACCCTCCCGGGCAGGTTCGAGACCCGCATCGAGCTGTACTCCCCGCCCTACCTGTTCGCCGGGGACCGGCCGGCCATCGCGGACGCACCGCAGGAGGTCGTCCGGGGCGGCAGCTTCACCGTGGCCACCACCGGTGCCGACGTCGCCGAGGCGCGGCTGCTGCGGCCCAGTGCGGTGACCCACCAGACCGACCCCGAGCAGCGCTCCGTCGCCCTCGACGTGCGCTCGGGGCAGGAGGGGGGCCACGAGCTGACCGTCCCCGCCGAGGAGGGTCTGGTCCCGTCCGGCTGGTACATGTTGGTCGTGCTCGACGACGACGGCGTCCCCTCCCCGGCCCGCTGGGTGCACGTCGCATGA
- a CDS encoding glycosyltransferase family 2 protein, protein MREHQSRLAAYPYDDFSELAGPLQEPVEDGRVRFRPVTRGAARARAWLLVTAALVFEVLFLLFLLRPANHPEFSDDWPSYLAMGLIGSIAVIELLRLVNVFTLAIATLNARDPVPTVPLTGQRVAFITTIVPSREPIEMVRRTLEAAVRVRYEGTLDVWLLDEGDDPAVRTMCAELGVRHFTRHGVPEWNRETGRHKARTKHGNYNAWLDAHGDGYDFWLSVDSDHVPLPNFAERLMGYFHDRDVAFVVGPQVYGNYDRFVTRAAESQQYLFHSVLQRAANRFGTAMFVGTNNAVRLSALRAVGGLQDSITEDAATSIVWHSSRNPETGTKWRSVYTPDVLAVGEGPTTWRDYFVQQGRWARGTDEVVLRRFWRLAWRLSFWRRAHYGLLMSYYPAAAISWVLGVTNVVAYLLTGVAGLLVPAQLWLMLYVNAAVLQVAVYFWNRQHNVSPHEEDGSSGVSGMAISVMSTPMYVSALWAALRGRNISFAVTRKGAVSGDRLGSFAKNLWWAGVLVLALGASELLGNDHPAIRAWALLTLLMCLLPVAIWVAGLMGRRLRPAPRPAPQVAPVVAPRAPAVTFVGNHVVDVPAVDAPADAVAAAVPVPAVPAADVPVPQESSR, encoded by the coding sequence GTGCGTGAGCACCAGTCCCGGCTCGCCGCCTATCCCTACGACGACTTCAGCGAGCTCGCCGGCCCGCTCCAGGAGCCGGTGGAGGACGGCCGGGTCCGGTTCCGGCCGGTCACCCGTGGCGCCGCCCGCGCCCGCGCGTGGCTGCTGGTCACCGCGGCCCTGGTGTTCGAGGTGCTGTTCCTGCTCTTCCTGCTGCGGCCGGCCAACCACCCCGAGTTCTCCGACGACTGGCCGTCCTACCTGGCCATGGGGCTCATCGGCAGCATCGCGGTCATCGAGCTGCTCCGGCTGGTCAACGTCTTCACGCTGGCCATCGCGACGCTGAACGCGCGCGACCCGGTGCCCACCGTGCCCCTGACCGGTCAGCGGGTCGCGTTCATCACCACGATCGTCCCGAGCCGGGAACCGATCGAGATGGTGCGCCGCACGCTGGAGGCGGCCGTCCGCGTCCGGTACGAGGGCACGCTCGACGTCTGGCTGCTCGACGAGGGCGACGACCCCGCCGTGCGGACCATGTGCGCCGAACTCGGGGTGCGGCACTTCACCCGGCACGGCGTGCCGGAGTGGAACCGGGAGACCGGCCGGCACAAGGCACGCACCAAGCACGGCAACTACAACGCCTGGCTGGACGCGCACGGCGACGGCTACGACTTCTGGCTGTCGGTCGACTCCGACCACGTGCCGCTGCCCAACTTCGCCGAACGGCTGATGGGCTACTTCCATGACCGGGACGTCGCCTTCGTCGTCGGCCCGCAGGTCTACGGCAACTACGACCGGTTCGTCACCCGCGCGGCCGAGTCCCAGCAGTACCTGTTCCACAGCGTCCTGCAGCGGGCCGCCAACCGGTTCGGCACGGCGATGTTCGTCGGCACCAACAACGCCGTCCGGCTGTCCGCGCTGCGCGCCGTCGGCGGACTGCAGGACTCCATCACCGAGGACGCCGCGACCAGCATCGTGTGGCACTCCAGCCGCAACCCGGAGACCGGCACGAAGTGGCGGTCGGTGTACACCCCCGACGTCCTGGCCGTCGGCGAGGGCCCCACCACCTGGCGGGACTACTTCGTGCAACAGGGCCGCTGGGCCCGCGGGACCGACGAGGTCGTGCTGCGCCGCTTCTGGCGGCTGGCCTGGCGGCTGTCGTTCTGGCGGCGCGCGCACTACGGGCTGCTGATGTCCTACTACCCGGCGGCGGCGATCAGCTGGGTCCTTGGCGTCACCAACGTGGTCGCCTACCTGCTGACCGGTGTGGCCGGCCTGCTGGTGCCCGCCCAGCTGTGGCTGATGCTCTACGTCAACGCGGCGGTGTTGCAGGTCGCCGTCTACTTCTGGAACCGCCAGCACAACGTCAGCCCGCACGAGGAGGACGGCTCCTCCGGCGTCAGCGGGATGGCCATCTCGGTCATGTCGACGCCGATGTACGTCAGCGCGCTGTGGGCCGCCCTCCGCGGCCGCAACATCTCCTTCGCCGTCACCCGCAAGGGCGCCGTCAGTGGCGACCGGCTCGGGTCCTTCGCCAAGAACCTGTGGTGGGCCGGCGTGCTGGTGCTCGCGCTGGGCGCCTCCGAGCTGCTCGGCAACGACCACCCGGCGATCCGTGCCTGGGCGCTGCTGACCCTGCTCATGTGCCTGCTCCCGGTGGCCATCTGGGTCGCCGGGCTGATGGGCCGGCGGCTGCGTCCGGCGCCCCGGCCCGCCCCGCAGGTCGCGCCCGTGGTCGCCCCCCGCGCCCCGGCCGTCACCTTCGTCGGCAACCACGTCGTCGACGTGCCCGCCGTCGACGCCCCTGCCGACGCCGTCGCTGCCGCCGTCCCCGTCCCCGCCGTCCCCGCGGCCGACGTCCCCGTCCCCCAGGAGAGCTCCCGATGA
- a CDS encoding glycoside hydrolase family 6 protein → MTARPQRRRSVRTAVLAAVAGTLVACGGGDVPAPDAGTTSSRLAGEELWLNPEGHAPVAVEQAQAEGRADDAEVLAPLAEQPTATWIATPDNPYPAVLEISEAAAAAGELPVLVAYNVPGRDCGLYSAGGAADVDAYLAWVGAFAAALGDRPAVVVLEPDAVPQAVVGCEGLDPAARYGLLAQAVDILDRQPGTRVYLDAGNASWVTDLPVLADALRRSGVDRTDGFSVNVSNYETTEVSAEYGLALSEELEAGAPEGTPPPHFVIDTSRNGAGPPEEAAGAEGRWCNPPGRELGQPPTTSPVLPRVDALLWVKQPGDSDGTCAGGPPAGQWWPEMAADLVPDAG, encoded by the coding sequence ATGACGGCCCGACCGCAGCGCCGGCGGTCGGTCCGCACCGCGGTGCTCGCCGCCGTGGCCGGCACCCTGGTCGCCTGTGGCGGCGGCGACGTCCCCGCCCCGGACGCCGGGACGACGTCCAGCCGGCTCGCAGGGGAGGAGCTGTGGCTCAACCCCGAGGGCCATGCCCCCGTCGCCGTCGAGCAGGCCCAGGCCGAGGGACGGGCCGACGACGCCGAGGTGCTGGCCCCCCTGGCCGAACAGCCGACGGCCACCTGGATCGCCACCCCGGACAACCCCTACCCGGCGGTGCTGGAGATCTCCGAGGCCGCGGCGGCCGCGGGGGAGCTGCCGGTGCTGGTCGCCTACAACGTGCCCGGCCGGGACTGCGGTCTCTACTCGGCCGGCGGCGCCGCCGACGTGGACGCCTACCTGGCCTGGGTGGGCGCCTTCGCCGCCGCGCTGGGGGACCGCCCGGCGGTCGTCGTCCTGGAGCCGGACGCCGTCCCGCAGGCCGTCGTCGGCTGCGAGGGGCTCGACCCCGCCGCGCGCTACGGGCTGCTGGCCCAGGCCGTGGACATCCTCGACCGCCAGCCGGGGACCCGTGTCTACCTGGACGCGGGCAACGCCAGCTGGGTGACCGACCTGCCGGTGCTCGCCGACGCCCTGCGGCGCAGCGGCGTCGACCGGACCGACGGGTTCTCCGTCAACGTCTCCAACTACGAGACCACCGAGGTCAGCGCCGAGTACGGGCTGGCGCTGTCGGAGGAGCTGGAGGCCGGCGCGCCCGAGGGGACGCCGCCCCCGCACTTCGTCATCGACACCAGCCGCAACGGTGCCGGCCCGCCGGAGGAGGCCGCCGGCGCCGAGGGCCGCTGGTGCAACCCGCCGGGACGCGAGCTCGGCCAGCCGCCGACGACCTCGCCGGTCCTGCCGCGGGTCGACGCGCTGCTGTGGGTCAAGCAACCCGGTGACTCCGACGGCACCTGCGCCGGCGGGCCGCCGGCCGGTCAGTGGTGGCCGGAGATGGCCGCCGACCTGGTGCCCGACGCCGGCTGA